A single genomic interval of Deltaproteobacteria bacterium harbors:
- a CDS encoding DUF2378 family protein — protein sequence MNSEAAPARAVSPDDHLVFTPTIEELFVRLLGAQLTPDIRRELREVGLDIDAKLLPAYPVRVLDAAMDVVVRRVFSHLPREVAFAKLGEMQLDAFAQTLLGRAAFQFMRLLSVERFLDRLTRGWRNANNFMEARVTRVEPDVFDVWVNDVGQYPEVIGAIMRRALERLGNEVQVSVASTKGLECTYRLKVTKRSK from the coding sequence ATGAACTCTGAAGCCGCGCCGGCGAGGGCCGTCTCGCCGGATGACCACCTGGTCTTCACGCCCACGATCGAAGAGCTCTTCGTTCGCCTCCTCGGCGCACAGCTCACGCCGGACATTCGCCGCGAGCTTCGGGAAGTGGGCCTGGACATCGACGCGAAGTTGCTCCCCGCGTACCCGGTGCGCGTCCTCGACGCGGCCATGGACGTGGTCGTGCGCCGGGTGTTCTCGCATCTGCCGCGAGAGGTCGCCTTCGCCAAGCTCGGCGAGATGCAGCTCGATGCCTTCGCGCAGACGCTGCTCGGCCGCGCGGCGTTTCAGTTCATGCGGCTCCTCTCGGTGGAGCGCTTCCTCGATCGCCTCACCCGTGGCTGGCGCAACGCCAACAACTTCATGGAGGCGCGGGTCACTCGCGTGGAGCCCGACGTCTTCGACGTCTGGGTCAACGACGTGGGCCAGTATCCCGAAGTCATCGGCGCCATCATGCGTCGTGCGCTCGAGCGACTGGGCAACGAAGTCCAGGTGAGCGTGGCCTCGACGAAGGGGCTGGAGTGCACCTATCGGCTCAAGGTGACCAAGCGTTCGAAGTAG